The following coding sequences are from one Kallotenue papyrolyticum window:
- a CDS encoding endonuclease/exonuclease/phosphatase family protein: MLDATEPATTAERRTQRLSVLTFNCWGLPVPVPGLRRRLAAIGRSLAALDLDVVCLQEVGRWRHLTLLRQDGVWPHSVAATYPYHPRGGLVTLARLPVIETTYRPFRERGRVASLHATEWYQSKGVLRATLLVGEQPVVVFNTHLAANYNARWGHTDPYARVERLQLRELAEEINGVPQDTPVIVAGDFNVPRRSWLYDEFCAATGVIDPLADSPEPTYRPLPGMPTRAAVALDHLLIRVPPGCALDLQPEFCFREPVLLEHGRYGFLSDHIAVRVVVAWR, encoded by the coding sequence ATGCTCGACGCGACTGAACCGGCCACGACGGCCGAACGCCGAACCCAGCGCCTCAGCGTGCTGACCTTTAATTGCTGGGGGCTGCCGGTGCCGGTGCCCGGCCTGCGCCGGCGGCTGGCAGCCATCGGGCGCTCGCTGGCAGCGCTCGATCTGGATGTGGTCTGCCTGCAGGAGGTGGGCCGTTGGCGCCACCTGACGCTGCTGCGCCAGGATGGCGTCTGGCCGCACAGCGTGGCGGCGACGTACCCCTACCATCCCAGAGGCGGGCTGGTGACGCTCGCCCGTCTGCCGGTGATTGAAACGACCTATCGTCCCTTTCGCGAACGTGGTCGTGTCGCCAGTCTGCACGCCACCGAATGGTACCAGAGCAAGGGCGTGCTGCGCGCAACGCTGCTGGTCGGCGAACAGCCGGTGGTGGTCTTCAACACGCATCTGGCGGCCAACTACAACGCGCGCTGGGGACATACCGATCCCTACGCCCGCGTCGAGCGCCTCCAGTTGCGCGAGCTGGCCGAGGAGATCAATGGTGTGCCGCAGGACACGCCGGTGATCGTCGCCGGCGACTTCAACGTGCCGCGCCGGAGTTGGTTGTATGACGAGTTCTGCGCCGCGACCGGCGTGATCGACCCCCTCGCCGATTCGCCTGAGCCAACCTACCGCCCCTTGCCCGGCATGCCGACGCGTGCCGCCGTGGCGCTCGATCATCTGCTGATCCGCGTGCCGCCGGGCTGCGCGCTCGATCTCCAGCCTGAGTTCTGTTTTCGCGAGCCGGTGCTGTTGGAGCATGGCCGGTATGGTTTTCTGTCCGACCATATCGCCGTGCGCGTCGTGGTGGCGTGGCGCTAA
- a CDS encoding aminoglycoside phosphotransferase family protein, translating to MLPDLPPTFVRAVTGAFGAAGHAWLTRLPVLLPHYAERWSLRLGAPFALAYNYVVAATRADGTPAVLKLGVPTAELIAEIAALRCFAGHGAARLLAADPDGGALLLERLLPGTPLAHLDDDEQATLHAIVVMRRLWRPLPAEHAFATLAHWTRALRRATPNMLAGKLPPSLLERAQRLCDELLRMQASPVLLHGDLHHHNILRATRAPWLAIDPKGLAGEPAFEVGPLLYNRLPPLRDATAVRRCLARRVELLAQGLPLDRERILAWGLVQAALSLVWSITDNADWQPAAACCMALAELQQRGQP from the coding sequence ATGCTGCCCGATCTGCCGCCGACGTTTGTGCGCGCCGTCACCGGCGCCTTTGGAGCAGCGGGCCACGCCTGGCTGACGCGCCTGCCCGTGCTGCTGCCCCACTATGCCGAGCGCTGGTCGCTGCGCCTTGGCGCGCCCTTTGCCCTCGCATACAACTACGTCGTCGCCGCTACTCGCGCGGACGGCACGCCGGCCGTGCTCAAGCTGGGAGTGCCGACAGCCGAATTAATCGCCGAGATCGCTGCGTTGCGCTGCTTCGCCGGCCATGGCGCGGCGCGGCTGCTGGCAGCCGACCCCGATGGCGGCGCGCTGCTGCTGGAACGGCTCCTGCCGGGCACGCCGCTGGCCCACCTGGACGACGACGAGCAGGCGACCCTGCATGCTATCGTGGTGATGCGCCGCCTTTGGCGTCCGCTACCGGCGGAGCATGCTTTTGCGACGCTCGCGCATTGGACGCGCGCCCTGCGGCGGGCGACCCCAAACATGCTGGCCGGCAAACTCCCCCCATCGCTGCTCGAACGCGCCCAACGTTTGTGCGACGAACTGTTGCGCATGCAGGCATCGCCGGTGCTGTTGCATGGCGATCTGCACCACCACAATATCCTGCGCGCCACACGCGCGCCCTGGCTGGCGATCGATCCCAAGGGCCTGGCGGGCGAGCCCGCCTTCGAGGTCGGGCCGTTGCTGTACAACCGGCTGCCGCCTCTGCGCGACGCCACCGCCGTACGGCGCTGCCTGGCCCGCCGCGTCGAACTCCTGGCGCAAGGGCTCCCGCTCGATCGCGAGCGCATCCTGGCCTGGGGCCTGGTGCAGGCCGCGCTGTCGCTCGTCTGGAGCATCACCGACAACGCGGACTGGCAGCCCGCCGCGGCCTGCTGCATGGCGCTGGCCGAGTTGCAGCAGCGCGGTCAGCCATAA